A genome region from Littorina saxatilis isolate snail1 linkage group LG16, US_GU_Lsax_2.0, whole genome shotgun sequence includes the following:
- the LOC138950911 gene encoding uncharacterized protein isoform X1 gives MEAFDMATFDDRDFKHIFNFLLQYKWVHDLHLTKFLESRVWEKIPDDWNELFSAMTLEELNCLPFHKADSQPKEPANSPVPESLMAFLQKSSALSHDRRHAKNGLPHPTKVSRDLSKGMSPKKLHEVEWMASLVNQMAVEAECNVVVDVGSGLGYLGQVLHKNYGLRVIGLESSAGHSEGAEKRAAKQGLSCSGVRSIPFLITDEEDNVQEFCSTVRHIAASFHPCEHSPSFQPSRSVTTDNATRVGQPCQPLSNKPETSEPTRCENKVMAGGDRRRCECDSVKHGVTGGTEHGSAESCACKMCYQSSRVNCECGETRSATSLGSCEEETARTGELKFKQTSTEVRDNSETRSATSVGSGEEEATRTGELKFKQTSTEVRDNSETKSAVNLGSGEEEATRTGEHTFDRNSTEDDNKTKSAFKLDSGKEETKRTDECNFEQSSKVKDNNTSQILAGSRSHNVSDVMQRGGISDNNPQAPDASHSLCFSSYSNTDNINNSNLQTTDDTGCHNFSSRTNKDDGVGNDKSSVQARDTPGSPNYSSRMDEDSGDGKNNSSVLATDETGCTNFSSRMDKDDGDGKKRSVPARDVQGLSVCLIGLHCCGDLTPAILRLYHRVDFLRAICCVSCCYHKMKLQPDCDQFINFPMSAAAKKSYKTVCADRKPASPSCPSFPPQVQPAATIPAPTTFLSPCSLRLAAQETRTRWASQKQADHDSHARHVGYRATLELFFGEGRQPGQDRKSVRRLDYNNFNHFVESYLASANICDVDEQKSTREMLMALYKKFEPYFKHIEPYTCLQVILQPVLESTILWDRQQWLTEQGLSAVVMPIFDEHISPRNLALVSKKN, from the exons ATGGAAGCCTTTGATATGGCCACATTTGATGACAGAGACTTCAAACATATTTTCAACTTTTTACTCCAGTACAAATGGGTGCATGACTTGCACCTGACCAAATTCCTTGAAAGCAGAGTCTGGGAAAAAATACCTGATGAT TGGAATGAACTCTTCTCTGCAATGACATTGGAAGAGCTGAACTGTTTGCCATTTCACAAAGCCGACAGTCAACCCAAAGAGCCTGCCAACAGTCCAGTTCCAGAATCTCTGATGGCATTCCTACAGAAATCCTCAGCGCTCAGCCATGATCGGCGACATGCCAAAAACGGTCTTCCTCATCCCACTAAAGTGAGCAGAGATCTGAGCAAGGGCATGTCACCCAAGAAGCTGCACGAGGTGGAGTGGATGGCTTCCCTTGTGAACCAGATGGCAGTGGAGGCTGAATGCAACGTTGTGGTCGATGTCGGGTCTGGTTTG GGTTACCTAGGCCAAGTCTTGCACAAAAACTACGGCCTGCGTGTCATTGGTCTGGAGAGCAGTGCAGGTCACAGCGAGGGAGCAGAGAAACGAGCAGCAAAGCAAG GTTTGAGCTGCTCAGGAGTGAGGAGCATCCCTTTTCTGATCACAGACGAGGAAGACAACGTTCAAGAGTTCTGCAGCACGGTACGCCACATCGCTGCATCGTTTCATCCATGTGAGCATTCGCCGTCTTTTCAACCAAGCCGCAGTGTCACCACCGACAATGCTACAAGAGTCGGTCAACCATGTCAGCCTTTATCCAACAAACCGGAAACCAGCGAGCCCACTCGCTGTGAGAACAAAGTAATGGCCGGCGGTGATAGAAGGCGTTGTGAGTGTGACTCGGTAAAGCATGGCGTGACAGGGGGGACAGAACATGGCTCTGCGGAGTCGTGTGCTTGTAAGATGTGTTATCAAAGCTCCAGAGTCAATTGTGAGTGTGGTGAGACCAGATCTGCAACCAGCTTAGGTTCATGTGAGGAGGAGACAGCAAGAACTGGTGAACTTAAGTTTAAACAGACATCAACAGAAGTTAGGGACAACAGTGAGACCAGATCTGCAACCAGCGTAGGTTCAGGTGAGGAGGAAGCAACAAGAACTGGTGAACTTAAGTTTAAACAGACATCAACAGAAGTTAGGGACAACAGTGAGACCAAATCTGCGGTCAACTTAGGTTCAGGTGAGGAGGAAGCAACAAGAACTGGTGAACATACTTTTGATCGGAATTCAACAGAAGATGACAATAAGACAAAATCTGCATTCAAATTAGATTCAGGCAAGGAGGAGACAAAAAGAACTGATGAATGTAATTTTGAACAGTCTTCAAAAGTTAAGGACAATAATACTTCCCAAATTCTGGCAGGCTCAAGATCTCATAATGTCTCTGACGTGATGCAGAGAGGTGGCATCAGTGATAACAATCCACAAGCACCAGATGCATCCCATTCCTTGTGCTTCTCCTCGTATTCAAACACAGACAATATAAACAACAGCAACTTACAAACTACAGATGATACAGGCTGTCATAACTTTTCTTCAAGAACAAACAAAGATGATGGCGTTGGCAACGACAAAAGTAGTGTGCAGGCTAGAGACACACCAGGCTCTCCAAACTATTCTTCAAGGATGGATGAAGATAGTGGTGATGGCAAAAACAACAGCAGTGTACTGGCTACAGACGAAACAGGCTGTACTAACTTTTCTTCAAGGATGGACAAAGATGATGGCGATGGCAAAAAGAGAAGTGTACCAGCTAGGGATGTTCAAGGCCTGAGTGTCTGCCTTATAGGCCTGCATTGCTGTGGTGACTTGACGCCTGCCATACTGCGACTTTATCACCGGGTGGATTTTCTAAGAGCCATCTGCTGTGTAAGCTGCTGCTACCACAAGATGAAACTTCAGCCAG ATTGTGACCAGTTCATCAACTTTCCAATGAGCGCTGCAGCCAAGAAATCCTACAAAACAGTCTGTGCTGATAGGAAACCAGCATCGCCTTCCTGTCCATCTTTCCCACCACAAGTACAGCCCGCAGCAACAATACCAGCACCCACAACTTTTCTTTCACCTTGCAGTTTGCGATTGGCTGCTCAGGAAACAAG AACCAGATGGGCCTCACAGAAACAGGCTGATCATGACAGTCATGCTCGACATGTTGGCTACAGAGCAACACTGGAACTCTTCTTTG GAGAGGGGCGTCAGCCGGGTCAGGACAGAAAAAGCGTGCGACGTTTGGATTACAACAACTTTAATCACTTTGTGGAGTCCTATCTTGCATCAGCCAATATCTGTGATG TGGATGAGCAGAAGAGCACACGTGAAATGCTGATGGCATTGTACAAGAAGTTTGAACCATACTTTAAACATATTGAACCATACACA tGTCTGCAAGTGATACTACAGCCAGTGTTGGAGTCGACAATCCTGTGGGACAGGCAGCAATGGCTGACAGAACAAGGCCTGTCTGCTGTCGTCATGCCCATCTTTGATGAACACATTTCACCTCGAAACCTGGCTCTGGTTTCAAAGAAAAACTGA
- the LOC138950911 gene encoding uncharacterized protein isoform X2, whose amino-acid sequence MEAFDMATFDDRDFKHIFNFLLQYKWVHDLHLTKFLESRVWEKIPDDWNELFSAMTLEELNCLPFHKADSQPKEPANSPVPESLMAFLQKSSALSHDRRHAKNGLPHPTKVSRDLSKGMSPKKLHEVEWMASLVNQMAVEAECNVVVDVGSGLGYLGQVLHKNYGLRVIGLESSAGHSEGAEKRAAKQGLSCSGVRSIPFLITDEEDNVQEFCSTVRHIAASFHPCEHSPSFQPSRSVTTDNATRVGQPCQPLSNKPETSEPTRCENKVMAGGDRRRCECDSVKHGVTGGTEHGSAESCACKMCYQSSRVNCECGETRSATSLGSCEEETARTGELKFKQTSTEVRDNSETRSATSVGSGEEEATRTGELKFKQTSTEVRDNSETKSAVNLGSGEEEATRTGEHTFDRNSTEDDNKTKSAFKLDSGKEETKRTDECNFEQSSKVKDNNTSQILAGSRSHNVSDVMQRGGISDNNPQAPDASHSLCFSSYSNTDNINNSNLQTTDDTGCHNFSSRTNKDDGVGNDKSSVQARDTPGSPNYSSRMDEDSGDGKNNSSVLATDETGCTNFSSRMDKDDGDGKKRSVPARDVQGLSVCLIGLHCCGDLTPAILRLYHRVDFLRAICCVSCCYHKMKLQPDCDQFINFPMSAAAKKSYKTVCADRKPASPSCPSFPPQVQPAATIPAPTTFLSPCSLRLAAQETRTRWASQKQADHDSHARHVGYRATLELFFGEGRQPGQDRKSVRRLDYNNFNHFVESYLASANICDVSASDTTASVGVDNPVGQAAMADRTRPVCCRHAHL is encoded by the exons ATGGAAGCCTTTGATATGGCCACATTTGATGACAGAGACTTCAAACATATTTTCAACTTTTTACTCCAGTACAAATGGGTGCATGACTTGCACCTGACCAAATTCCTTGAAAGCAGAGTCTGGGAAAAAATACCTGATGAT TGGAATGAACTCTTCTCTGCAATGACATTGGAAGAGCTGAACTGTTTGCCATTTCACAAAGCCGACAGTCAACCCAAAGAGCCTGCCAACAGTCCAGTTCCAGAATCTCTGATGGCATTCCTACAGAAATCCTCAGCGCTCAGCCATGATCGGCGACATGCCAAAAACGGTCTTCCTCATCCCACTAAAGTGAGCAGAGATCTGAGCAAGGGCATGTCACCCAAGAAGCTGCACGAGGTGGAGTGGATGGCTTCCCTTGTGAACCAGATGGCAGTGGAGGCTGAATGCAACGTTGTGGTCGATGTCGGGTCTGGTTTG GGTTACCTAGGCCAAGTCTTGCACAAAAACTACGGCCTGCGTGTCATTGGTCTGGAGAGCAGTGCAGGTCACAGCGAGGGAGCAGAGAAACGAGCAGCAAAGCAAG GTTTGAGCTGCTCAGGAGTGAGGAGCATCCCTTTTCTGATCACAGACGAGGAAGACAACGTTCAAGAGTTCTGCAGCACGGTACGCCACATCGCTGCATCGTTTCATCCATGTGAGCATTCGCCGTCTTTTCAACCAAGCCGCAGTGTCACCACCGACAATGCTACAAGAGTCGGTCAACCATGTCAGCCTTTATCCAACAAACCGGAAACCAGCGAGCCCACTCGCTGTGAGAACAAAGTAATGGCCGGCGGTGATAGAAGGCGTTGTGAGTGTGACTCGGTAAAGCATGGCGTGACAGGGGGGACAGAACATGGCTCTGCGGAGTCGTGTGCTTGTAAGATGTGTTATCAAAGCTCCAGAGTCAATTGTGAGTGTGGTGAGACCAGATCTGCAACCAGCTTAGGTTCATGTGAGGAGGAGACAGCAAGAACTGGTGAACTTAAGTTTAAACAGACATCAACAGAAGTTAGGGACAACAGTGAGACCAGATCTGCAACCAGCGTAGGTTCAGGTGAGGAGGAAGCAACAAGAACTGGTGAACTTAAGTTTAAACAGACATCAACAGAAGTTAGGGACAACAGTGAGACCAAATCTGCGGTCAACTTAGGTTCAGGTGAGGAGGAAGCAACAAGAACTGGTGAACATACTTTTGATCGGAATTCAACAGAAGATGACAATAAGACAAAATCTGCATTCAAATTAGATTCAGGCAAGGAGGAGACAAAAAGAACTGATGAATGTAATTTTGAACAGTCTTCAAAAGTTAAGGACAATAATACTTCCCAAATTCTGGCAGGCTCAAGATCTCATAATGTCTCTGACGTGATGCAGAGAGGTGGCATCAGTGATAACAATCCACAAGCACCAGATGCATCCCATTCCTTGTGCTTCTCCTCGTATTCAAACACAGACAATATAAACAACAGCAACTTACAAACTACAGATGATACAGGCTGTCATAACTTTTCTTCAAGAACAAACAAAGATGATGGCGTTGGCAACGACAAAAGTAGTGTGCAGGCTAGAGACACACCAGGCTCTCCAAACTATTCTTCAAGGATGGATGAAGATAGTGGTGATGGCAAAAACAACAGCAGTGTACTGGCTACAGACGAAACAGGCTGTACTAACTTTTCTTCAAGGATGGACAAAGATGATGGCGATGGCAAAAAGAGAAGTGTACCAGCTAGGGATGTTCAAGGCCTGAGTGTCTGCCTTATAGGCCTGCATTGCTGTGGTGACTTGACGCCTGCCATACTGCGACTTTATCACCGGGTGGATTTTCTAAGAGCCATCTGCTGTGTAAGCTGCTGCTACCACAAGATGAAACTTCAGCCAG ATTGTGACCAGTTCATCAACTTTCCAATGAGCGCTGCAGCCAAGAAATCCTACAAAACAGTCTGTGCTGATAGGAAACCAGCATCGCCTTCCTGTCCATCTTTCCCACCACAAGTACAGCCCGCAGCAACAATACCAGCACCCACAACTTTTCTTTCACCTTGCAGTTTGCGATTGGCTGCTCAGGAAACAAG AACCAGATGGGCCTCACAGAAACAGGCTGATCATGACAGTCATGCTCGACATGTTGGCTACAGAGCAACACTGGAACTCTTCTTTG GAGAGGGGCGTCAGCCGGGTCAGGACAGAAAAAGCGTGCGACGTTTGGATTACAACAACTTTAATCACTTTGTGGAGTCCTATCTTGCATCAGCCAATATCTGTGATG tGTCTGCAAGTGATACTACAGCCAGTGTTGGAGTCGACAATCCTGTGGGACAGGCAGCAATGGCTGACAGAACAAGGCCTGTCTGCTGTCGTCATGCCCATCTTTGA